The Thermodesulfobacteriota bacterium DNA segment GCGCGTACCACCAGTTGGACGCCGCCTGCGTGACGCCGGTGTATATGGGCAGGTGCGCGAGCACCCAAAGGAGCGGGAACCATATCACCGCGGCCAGCATATACCAGAGCGAAATGTAAATGTGATCGACGTCCCTCGCACGGAACGTCTTTATGATCGAGAGTGAAAACAGGACGGCCGCCACAGTTATCATCACCCAGGACCACGTCGGGAACTCGAGCCATTCCTGCCCGGCGCTGTTGCCCCTGAGCAGCTCGATCGTCCCCCACAGAACCCCCAGGTTCCAGATAACGGCCGAAATATAGAGAAGGTTCTTCCACCGTATGGCGGTCCGGCAGAGCCTCGACGCGAGCCACACGAACACGCCGCACAGGGCAAGCGACGCCCAGCCGTATATGACGGTGTTAAGGTGCGCCGGCCTCAGCCTGCCGAACGTGAGCGCGGGCGCGTCGCCGAGCCAATCGGGGAAGCTGAACTTGAACGCGACCACGAGTCCGAACACGGAGCCGATCAGGAGCCACGCTACTGCAGTGGCAAAGAAGAGCAGAACGGGTCCGGCGCTCGAGTCGTCGCCTTCGATCCGGGAAGTAAGCTCGGGCCTAACGCTCATCGCCCCGCCCCCTCGCCGTTCCCGCCATGGGAATCGACGAAGACCTCGTCGGTGAAAACCCCCACGGGCTCTTCCTCGTCGAATATCACGTATGCGGCTTTATTCAGGTTGCTGAACTGGTTCGTTCTTACGGCCCAGATAAATGCGCCCATCGCTACGATTGCAGCAACGAGCAGAACTACAATCAATAAAAACGCTGCAAAAGGAACTGTCATCTCACAATGATAAACGGCGTCATCACGGTAGCGAAAAGACCTATTCCGCTGCGGAGAAAAAGCAAACATATTTCCGCAATGCGTCCCCGGAACACCGCCCGGAGTTAATCACTCCATGAAAACACTGCCACTTATCTCTCCGAATTTGATTATACCAGAGATAGCCCTACCGACAACACGACGCACCTGCAAACCATGCCAAAATGGGAACATAAAATTACACGGCGGGAGAACCGGAACGGAGCGAAACCCCTGTAAAACCTGCCTGAAAGCCGCATCGTGACAATATTGCAGCAGCACGACCGCAGCGCCCTGAAAATTTTCAGCTCGACGCATCGGCGAAGCACCAAAAATGAGTGAGTACTCAATCATGACAATTTTTTTGCACACCGCGCATGCAGGAATCCGCCGTCGCGATCACGAGTTGAAACACAACACTTTCTTTCAACTGTCATTGCGAGGGAGCGTTTTCCGCGACCACGGCAATCCCGCGCACCGCGCCCACAGGAAATCGGCGGACTGTGTCCGCTGACATTCGGAGTAGCAGTGTCGTTGCCATTATCATCAGACGCGCTTCACGTGGTTATAGTCTCGGAACATGCTACGTCGGAAAACACACTACGTGTGTGTCATTCCCAACGATTTTGAGCAAGCGAGGAATCGAGAGCCCTTGGCCGACTGCACGAAAGTTTGTCCGGTACTGCTCCATAGTGACACAAACCATAATTTTCAGGATCTCGCTTTTAATCCTGTCATTTCGAGCGCAAGCGAGAAATCTCTCTTTCAGTCTTTTCATCCCCCCTTAGAAAAAGGGGGGATAGGGGGGATTTAATATTTTAATAATCCGTCATTCTGAACTTGACTCAGAATCTCGTATTATCTTTGCTTTTGCTTTTCGGGGAGAACGCACCCTTCGCGCGAATGTTGCTTCGAATCTCTCCCCTGCCACTTCGATTGTCAGCGGACACTGTCCGCCCACCTCTTCGCCAGTATGTCCGCCGCCCTGTCGGCGACAGCCATAATCGTCCCCACGGGATGCGCCGTCGGCACCCTCGGTATAAGCGACGCGTCCGCGACGGCGACGTTCTCCGTCCCGCGCACGATAAGCGTCTCGGGATCGACTCCCCCCGGCCCGTCTGTAAGCCGCGCCGTCCCGCCGAAGTGGTTTATTATCAGCCTGCTGTAATAAACGTTGTCCACGGGCGACGGGCTCGTGACGTAGATCCTGACGTCCGCCGGGCTGTCCGGGTTCAGGTTCGGATGGCTCGGGCTCCCCGGGCCGAACGAGATAGTAAGCGACGGGTCCGTCTTGAATAGCTGGATCATGTCGTACACCGCCCGGGCCATGACGTCCGCGTCCGCGTTACCGTCGGGCGTGTCCGGGAGGTAAATTTCGGGGTAGCGGACGTTGCCGTTCGCGTCCAGCGTGACGAGCCCGCGCGTCTTCGGGTTAAGCAGCATCACGTACGCCGAGAACGTCCTCGGCCCGTAATACGGCCCGTCGGTCGGCCCGGGCCCTTGCGGGTCGAGGAATATCTCGACGTCCGGCACGGGGGAATCGTAGCTGTAATTCAGTATCGACACGGGGCGGTACTGGGCATACGGCCCGCTCCCGTTCGCGAGGTACTCCTCGAGGTCGGCCTCGTGCGCCGCATAGTCCGTGTAGTTGTACGAGTGGTAGGGGATGTCCCCGTCGTAGTTGTACGCGACGAGCGACATCGCGTGGTCGAAAAGCCCGACGCCGATGAGCTGGTTGTCTATCGTGAACGGCACGGACGGCCCCTCGGGGAATATCTCGGCCTCGCGTCCGAACGGCCCGACGCCGCTCATGTAAAGTATCCTCGGCGTGATGAGAGCC contains these protein-coding regions:
- a CDS encoding cbb3-type cytochrome oxidase assembly protein, with protein sequence MIVVLLVAAIVAMGAFIWAVRTNQFSNLNKAAYVIFDEEEPVGVFTDEVFVDSHGGNGEGAGR